Proteins from a single region of Geminicoccaceae bacterium:
- a CDS encoding carbohydrate ABC transporter permease, translating into MMANASIRQHRHLSAWPVIRWILAILAAIIAVLPVWWMINVVFSVPGEPVAINPRLWPSSFSSGFDKIAMIFTETDYLRAYGISIMYSLFTIAGVIFIGSMAAFEFALFDFPGRRFLFSLVMLALMVPAAVTIIPTYLLIADLGWINTMQGLVVPGLSSAFGLFLLVQFMRSMPREMMEAAVLDGASHFGVYWHIVLPLSRNALVTLAILTFMRTWGNYMWPLIVAPSPQMYTVGQVVGLFNSPYSHQTVDVVMTANLLAAIPPLIFFLIFQREIVEGIAMSGSKG; encoded by the coding sequence ATGATGGCGAACGCTTCGATCCGGCAGCATCGGCATCTGTCGGCATGGCCGGTTATCCGCTGGATACTGGCTATCCTCGCCGCGATCATAGCCGTTCTGCCGGTGTGGTGGATGATCAACGTGGTATTTTCGGTCCCGGGCGAACCGGTGGCGATCAATCCCCGCCTGTGGCCAAGTTCGTTCAGCTCCGGATTCGACAAGATCGCGATGATCTTCACGGAAACCGACTACCTGCGTGCCTATGGCATTTCCATCATGTACTCGCTGTTCACCATCGCCGGTGTCATCTTCATCGGTTCGATGGCGGCCTTCGAGTTTGCGCTCTTCGACTTTCCCGGACGCAGGTTCCTCTTCTCACTTGTCATGCTGGCATTGATGGTGCCCGCCGCGGTGACGATTATTCCCACCTACCTGCTGATCGCGGATCTGGGCTGGATCAACACCATGCAGGGACTGGTCGTCCCGGGCCTGTCGTCCGCCTTCGGCCTGTTCCTCCTCGTGCAGTTCATGCGTTCGATGCCGCGGGAGATGATGGAGGCTGCCGTGCTCGATGGTGCCAGTCACTTCGGGGTCTACTGGCACATTGTTCTGCCGTTGTCGCGAAACGCTCTGGTCACCCTCGCGATTCTCACCTTCATGCGCACATGGGGCAACTACATGTGGCCGTTGATCGTCGCTCCCAGCCCGCAGATGTACACCGTGGGACAGGTGGTGGGGCTGTTCAATTCCCCCTACTCGCACCAGACGGTTGATGTGGTCATGACCGCCAACCTGCTGGCAGCGATACCGCCGCTCATCTTTTTCCTCATTTTCCAGCGAGAAATCGTGGAAGGCATAGCTATGTCCGGCTCCAAGGGCTGA
- a CDS encoding ABC transporter ATP-binding protein: MAQVDMTDVAKSYGGTAVLRDVNLHIASGEFVVLVGPSGSGKSTLLRMISGLESVTSGTIRIDGRVVNSVEPSGRGVAMPFQLDVPGGSLNGSRSTSSRLQQTGEATVSFSTASAGIAGTMDHLEHPRFGDRWPQVSNGHAPRLFLFDEPAANIDVGMRNRMRSRMKDLHREFGRTTIYGTHDRLEAMALADRIVVLNDGRIQQVGRPLEIYDDPDNIFVAGFTGSPHLNLFTGRCDDAGQVIADAPFVLPLPEKVEARDLLIGIRSEHVEIVDETRPYRLGRIKMAATVKFVETRGNVSYIHVKLDGGTNMVICDHRRWSGDWEVMVAFDPRKALIFDMAGRRLRPGAEP, encoded by the coding sequence ATGGCACAAGTCGACATGACCGATGTCGCCAAGTCCTACGGCGGAACCGCCGTATTGCGAGACGTCAATCTGCATATTGCTTCCGGAGAATTCGTCGTGCTCGTCGGGCCGTCGGGAAGCGGAAAATCAACCCTTTTGAGGATGATATCAGGTCTGGAGAGTGTGACTTCAGGTACCATCCGAATTGATGGAAGAGTGGTGAACAGCGTCGAGCCATCCGGTCGCGGCGTCGCGATGCCCTTCCAGCTGGATGTCCCCGGCGGAAGCCTGAATGGTTCCAGGAGCACTTCTTCCAGGTTGCAACAAACGGGTGAGGCGACTGTTTCGTTCTCCACCGCAAGCGCGGGTATCGCGGGAACAATGGACCACCTCGAACACCCTCGGTTCGGGGACCGGTGGCCGCAGGTCAGCAATGGCCACGCTCCGCGTCTGTTCCTGTTCGACGAGCCGGCGGCGAATATCGATGTCGGTATGCGGAACCGGATGCGCTCCAGGATGAAGGATCTGCATCGAGAGTTCGGTCGAACGACGATCTATGGTACTCACGACCGTCTTGAGGCGATGGCTCTCGCGGACAGGATCGTCGTCCTCAATGACGGACGCATACAGCAGGTCGGCCGCCCGCTGGAGATCTACGACGACCCGGACAATATCTTTGTCGCCGGATTCACCGGTTCACCCCACCTGAATCTCTTCACGGGTCGTTGCGACGATGCCGGGCAGGTCATCGCGGATGCCCCCTTTGTCCTGCCTCTGCCGGAAAAGGTCGAGGCACGTGACCTGCTTATCGGCATCCGGTCCGAACATGTCGAAATCGTCGACGAGACGCGCCCGTATCGGCTGGGCCGGATCAAGATGGCTGCCACGGTAAAGTTCGTCGAGACGAGGGGGAACGTGTCCTACATTCATGTGAAACTGGACGGTGGCACCAACATGGTCATTTGCGACCACAGACGTTGGTCCGGCGATTGGGAAGTCATGGTCGCCTTCGATCCGCGAAAGGCATTGATCTTCGATATGGCGGGGCGGCGACTGCGTCCGGGAGCAGAGCCATGA
- a CDS encoding sugar kinase codes for MLNETVPTGSVVVGVDIGGTKTHLRAVGNGILRDRVLITSEWRRRQWMDDARSLLGLGHGLADGTPIAAIGVGAHGCDSTEECASFRAAFGALTSIPVSIVNDAELMPLSLGFEREIGVVAGTGSIAVYRDVRDELQVAGGWGWIIGDDGSAAGLVREAFRVVALHLDRGGSRDEPLVWNLFRSLRLRSPERLGSVLATFRDAAAVGSHAPAIFEAAEAGSQLALDVINGGGLALADLVSRLCRRGVNANRVVAGGGVITTQPLLWKTFSSSVRTRFSGMIEPLLYTDYPVEGACRLAASLALRTVTTAEPIRTSR; via the coding sequence ATGCTCAACGAAACGGTGCCGACCGGTTCTGTGGTTGTCGGCGTCGATATCGGCGGCACCAAGACACATCTGCGTGCAGTGGGTAACGGCATACTTCGTGACCGCGTCCTGATAACCAGCGAATGGCGCCGGCGCCAATGGATGGACGATGCTCGGAGTCTGCTCGGGCTCGGTCACGGACTGGCCGACGGGACGCCCATCGCCGCGATCGGCGTGGGCGCACATGGTTGTGACAGTACCGAAGAATGTGCAAGTTTCCGAGCCGCATTCGGGGCGCTGACCTCCATCCCCGTATCCATTGTCAATGATGCCGAGCTCATGCCGCTGTCACTGGGCTTTGAAAGAGAGATAGGCGTCGTTGCCGGGACGGGCTCGATTGCCGTCTATCGCGACGTCCGCGATGAACTTCAGGTCGCAGGGGGATGGGGCTGGATCATTGGTGATGACGGCAGTGCAGCGGGGCTCGTGCGCGAGGCATTTCGTGTCGTGGCCCTCCATCTCGATCGAGGTGGCAGTCGTGATGAGCCGCTGGTATGGAACCTGTTCCGGTCATTGCGGCTGCGTAGCCCCGAACGACTGGGGTCTGTTCTCGCGACATTCCGGGACGCCGCCGCCGTGGGCAGTCATGCGCCCGCCATATTCGAGGCGGCCGAGGCCGGTTCTCAACTGGCGCTTGATGTCATCAACGGTGGTGGTCTGGCGCTTGCCGATCTCGTTTCAAGGTTGTGCCGACGAGGTGTCAATGCCAATCGCGTCGTTGCCGGGGGAGGCGTGATCACTACGCAACCGCTGCTCTGGAAGACCTTCTCCAGCAGTGTGCGCACGCGCTTCAGCGGCATGATCGAGCCGTTGCTCTATACCGACTATCCCGTGGAGGGAGCCTGCAGGCTGGCCGCATCGCTGGCACTGCGAACCGTCACGACCGCCGAACCCATTCGAACGAGCCGATAG
- a CDS encoding SIS domain-containing protein: MDLSRLDCGVIGVTGIGASLAAARLGAAELRRLGRRSTACYPGEIGEEVDRDRRPVDAIVGLSHRGRSVETVKAFVDNPDLARLAITRDPDSPLASAGNLHLRLDNGEDATPSATGYTATLLGLAMACERMTSTVSTDWDALPGIVRAVLDDAASSMPRLARQFTGRRAIDCVAAASSTGTADEAALLLREAARVPSSGFETRDYLHGPMEAMDGMTGVVVFGYGREVELARNLDAIGCPTLLVTSLPQVEEGRHLTVVRVPSFANVMIQGLIDILVPQLLAATLSDAAGLTDVPFRYRQGDTKIA; this comes from the coding sequence ATGGACTTGTCGCGGCTGGACTGCGGTGTCATTGGCGTGACGGGTATCGGCGCCAGCCTTGCGGCGGCTCGTCTCGGAGCTGCCGAACTGCGCCGTCTGGGGCGACGCTCGACAGCCTGTTATCCCGGTGAAATCGGTGAGGAAGTCGACAGGGATCGCCGACCGGTCGATGCCATCGTGGGACTGTCCCATCGCGGTAGAAGTGTCGAAACGGTGAAGGCCTTCGTCGACAACCCCGATCTGGCGCGTCTGGCGATCACCCGTGATCCCGACAGTCCGCTGGCAAGTGCGGGCAACCTGCATCTGCGCCTGGACAACGGCGAGGATGCGACTCCCTCGGCAACCGGATATACGGCGACACTGCTGGGATTGGCGATGGCCTGCGAGCGTATGACAAGCACCGTGTCAACGGACTGGGACGCCCTGCCGGGGATCGTTCGCGCCGTGCTTGATGATGCTGCCTCGTCGATGCCCCGGCTGGCCCGGCAATTCACGGGAAGACGGGCCATCGATTGTGTCGCCGCTGCTTCCTCCACGGGTACGGCCGACGAGGCGGCGCTGCTGTTGCGCGAGGCCGCCCGCGTACCTTCCAGCGGGTTCGAAACGCGCGACTATCTGCATGGGCCCATGGAGGCGATGGACGGGATGACCGGCGTGGTTGTCTTTGGCTACGGACGCGAGGTCGAATTGGCCCGGAACCTGGATGCCATCGGTTGCCCGACCCTTCTGGTCACCAGCTTGCCGCAGGTTGAAGAAGGCAGGCACCTGACCGTCGTACGGGTGCCATCCTTTGCCAATGTGATGATACAAGGACTGATCGATATTCTCGTGCCGCAGCTCCTCGCCGCAACGCTATCCGACGCGGCGGGCCTGACGGATGTCCCGTTCCGCTACCGCCAGGGCGATACAAAGATCGCCTGA
- a CDS encoding GMC family oxidoreductase N-terminal domain-containing protein: protein MTTVKGVDRNASSADYVIIGAGSAGCVLANRLSSDGKSRVVVLEAGGSDRSPWVRMPIGYGGAFHNRKLNWCYYTEPDPGTGGRQSYWPRGKVLGGSSSINAMVFIRGQAADFDGWEALGNPGWGYRDVLPYFRKMEDNLAGGDTWRGIDGPLTVSRIDKAVHSLTRDYVEAAQAAGLPFNSDFNGATQEGVGIYQITTRSGFRCSAATAYLAPTRRRSNLVVVTHAHVTRILFDGKRASRVEYRNPAGLHRITVRTEVILCAGAVNSPQILQLSGIGDAGLLRRHGIDVVVDAPAVGRNLQDHLGFDYIYEANRPTLNNVLRPWSMRIVLGLQYLLTRGGPLSLSVNQGGGFFRSSPQREHPNLQLYFSPVSYTRKMPGKRRLLQPDPFPGFNIGLSNCHPQSRGYLEIRSRDPFTSPAIHPRYFSASEDLDELVEGAAMLRRITATEPLASSVRCERLPGPQAGSREAIAEDIRQRSGSVFHPCGTCAMGSDISRGAVVDAKLRVHGIEGLRIADASIFPKITSGNLNAPAIMVGEKAAAMILEDR from the coding sequence ATGACCACCGTCAAGGGCGTGGATCGCAATGCTTCGAGTGCCGACTATGTCATCATCGGAGCCGGATCGGCAGGTTGCGTGCTGGCCAACCGCCTGTCATCGGACGGGAAATCGCGGGTCGTGGTGCTCGAAGCCGGCGGTTCGGACCGAAGTCCATGGGTCCGCATGCCGATCGGTTATGGTGGCGCGTTCCACAATCGCAAACTCAATTGGTGCTATTATACGGAGCCCGACCCGGGAACGGGTGGCAGGCAGAGCTACTGGCCACGGGGGAAGGTACTGGGCGGATCGAGTTCCATCAATGCGATGGTCTTCATTCGTGGACAGGCAGCCGATTTCGACGGCTGGGAAGCCCTGGGCAATCCGGGTTGGGGATATCGGGACGTCCTGCCCTATTTCCGCAAGATGGAGGACAATCTCGCAGGCGGCGATACCTGGCGCGGCATCGATGGGCCGCTCACGGTAAGCCGCATCGACAAGGCGGTTCATTCGCTCACCCGTGACTATGTCGAGGCGGCACAGGCGGCGGGCCTGCCATTCAACAGCGATTTCAACGGTGCCACACAGGAAGGTGTCGGCATCTACCAGATAACCACGCGCAGCGGATTTCGCTGTTCGGCTGCTACCGCCTATCTTGCACCGACCCGACGGCGCAGCAATCTGGTGGTCGTCACGCACGCGCATGTCACCCGCATCCTCTTTGACGGGAAAAGGGCAAGCCGTGTCGAATATCGCAATCCGGCCGGCCTTCACCGGATCACAGTCAGGACTGAAGTCATACTGTGCGCTGGCGCCGTAAATTCACCACAGATCCTGCAGTTGTCGGGTATTGGCGATGCCGGCCTGCTTCGTCGCCACGGGATCGACGTGGTTGTCGATGCGCCGGCCGTAGGCCGCAATCTGCAGGACCATCTGGGCTTCGACTATATCTACGAGGCCAACCGGCCGACTCTCAATAATGTATTGCGCCCGTGGTCGATGCGGATCGTCCTCGGACTGCAATATCTGCTTACCCGCGGAGGGCCGCTGTCGTTGAGTGTCAACCAGGGAGGAGGATTTTTCAGGAGTTCACCACAGCGGGAACATCCCAATCTGCAACTCTATTTCTCACCCGTCAGTTATACACGGAAGATGCCGGGGAAACGACGACTGCTGCAACCCGACCCTTTCCCCGGCTTCAACATCGGACTTTCGAATTGCCATCCGCAAAGCCGCGGATATCTTGAGATCCGCTCCCGCGATCCTTTCACGTCTCCAGCCATCCATCCGCGCTATTTCAGTGCTTCCGAAGATCTGGATGAACTCGTCGAGGGAGCAGCGATGCTTCGGCGGATCACCGCGACGGAACCGCTTGCGAGTTCGGTCCGCTGCGAACGGCTGCCCGGCCCGCAGGCCGGTTCGCGCGAGGCCATCGCCGAGGACATCCGTCAGCGTTCGGGCAGCGTGTTCCACCCCTGCGGGACGTGCGCAATGGGATCCGATATCTCAAGAGGTGCGGTGGTCGACGCGAAGTTGCGGGTTCATGGTATCGAAGGCCTGAGAATCGCCGATGCTTCCATATTCCCCAAGATCACATCGGGCAATCTCAACGCACCGGCGATCATGGTCGGCGAGAAGGCCGCCGCGATGATCCTCGAGGATCGTTAA
- a CDS encoding hydantoinase/oxoprolinase family protein, with protein sequence MANNAIRLGVDIGGTFTDVVLEVSGTRHSTKVLTTHSAPEHAIAEGMHRVCGKAKITPAAVDQIIHGTTLATNALIERRGARTALVTTRGFRDVIEMRTESRFEQYDLNLVLPEPLLARNRRYVVSERMDASGNILIPLDIAEVEKLADQLAQAGYESIAIGLLHSYVNDAHERKVAEILARRLPGAMISLSSQVSPQMREYERFNTTIANAYIKPLMKSYLGRLAGRLRHEGADCPVFLMHSGGGIIDIDTAAEFPVRLVESGPAGGAVFAADIAARHGIGKVLSFDMGGTTAKICLIKNHTPKTARVFEVARSYRFKKGSGMPISIPVIDMVEIGAGGGSLAHVDSMNQIRVGPESAGSEPGPACYGRGGKRPAVTDADLQLGKLDPENFAGGSIKLHAENSRAVLDRALGEPLSMTTMEAAWGLAEVVDENMANAARMHAVENGEDLAEYTMIAFGGAAPLHAGRLCEKLGIDRCLIPEGAGVGSAIGFLRAPFSFEASRSVFMKIGDFSAEVVKSLFAEMEGEARRFVRGCDGEAEILTEHKIYMRYSGQGWEIPVPLEPAHVRDPRADTFLQLFEQGYVKLFGRSVEGLEAEIAVWSVNAFTSPVAVTPVTAVSGEGMASATACRELFDAAMGKVNDAAVVPREGMTAGQHVDGPAVVIEAETSVVLPASRTLVMQADGCLDMRVRNPATTRSAIEGESAHV encoded by the coding sequence ATGGCGAACAATGCAATCCGGCTTGGGGTGGATATCGGCGGTACCTTCACCGATGTGGTGCTGGAGGTTTCCGGTACCCGCCACTCGACCAAGGTCCTGACGACCCATTCCGCGCCGGAACACGCCATTGCCGAGGGGATGCACAGGGTCTGCGGAAAGGCAAAGATCACCCCTGCCGCCGTGGATCAGATCATCCATGGAACGACCCTTGCCACCAATGCCCTGATCGAGCGGCGAGGTGCCAGGACCGCGCTCGTTACCACACGCGGCTTTCGCGACGTGATCGAGATGCGTACCGAGAGCCGGTTCGAGCAGTACGACCTCAATCTGGTGCTGCCCGAACCATTGCTCGCGCGCAACCGGCGTTACGTCGTCAGCGAGCGAATGGATGCCAGCGGCAACATTCTCATTCCGCTCGATATCGCTGAAGTCGAAAAGCTGGCCGACCAACTGGCGCAAGCCGGATACGAGAGCATCGCCATCGGTTTATTGCATTCCTATGTCAACGATGCCCATGAAAGGAAAGTTGCCGAGATCCTTGCCCGACGCCTGCCCGGCGCAATGATCTCGCTCTCATCGCAGGTCTCGCCGCAGATGAGGGAATACGAACGTTTCAACACGACCATAGCCAATGCCTACATCAAGCCGCTGATGAAGTCCTATCTGGGTCGTCTGGCCGGGCGTCTGCGGCATGAAGGAGCGGATTGCCCGGTCTTCCTCATGCATTCGGGCGGCGGCATCATCGATATCGATACCGCTGCCGAGTTTCCCGTTCGCCTGGTGGAATCGGGTCCGGCCGGAGGTGCCGTATTCGCCGCCGACATCGCGGCGCGCCACGGCATCGGTAAGGTGCTCAGCTTCGACATGGGTGGCACGACCGCCAAGATCTGTCTCATCAAGAACCATACGCCCAAGACGGCGCGTGTCTTCGAAGTGGCCCGCAGCTATCGCTTCAAGAAGGGGTCGGGCATGCCGATTTCGATCCCGGTGATCGACATGGTCGAGATCGGTGCCGGAGGTGGCAGCCTTGCCCATGTGGACTCGATGAACCAGATCAGGGTCGGCCCGGAGAGTGCAGGTTCGGAGCCGGGGCCTGCGTGCTACGGGCGTGGCGGCAAGCGGCCGGCGGTGACCGATGCCGACCTCCAGCTTGGCAAGCTCGATCCGGAGAATTTCGCTGGCGGGTCTATCAAGCTTCATGCGGAGAATTCGCGGGCGGTTCTGGATCGCGCATTGGGCGAGCCGCTCTCGATGACGACCATGGAGGCCGCCTGGGGGCTGGCGGAGGTGGTGGACGAGAACATGGCCAACGCTGCCCGCATGCACGCGGTCGAAAATGGTGAAGACCTTGCCGAATACACCATGATTGCCTTTGGCGGAGCAGCACCCCTGCATGCCGGACGGCTCTGCGAGAAGCTCGGGATCGATCGCTGCCTGATCCCCGAGGGGGCGGGCGTCGGTTCGGCCATAGGGTTCCTGCGCGCGCCGTTCAGTTTCGAGGCCAGCCGGTCGGTGTTCATGAAGATCGGTGACTTCAGTGCAGAGGTGGTCAAATCGCTGTTTGCAGAAATGGAGGGCGAGGCGAGGCGCTTCGTCCGAGGATGTGATGGCGAGGCGGAAATTCTCACAGAGCACAAGATCTACATGCGATATAGCGGGCAGGGGTGGGAAATTCCCGTTCCGCTGGAACCGGCGCATGTGCGCGATCCCAGAGCGGATACATTCCTGCAGTTGTTCGAACAGGGATATGTCAAACTCTTCGGCCGTTCAGTGGAAGGTCTCGAAGCCGAGATTGCTGTCTGGTCGGTTAATGCCTTTACCTCGCCGGTGGCCGTGACACCGGTAACTGCGGTTTCCGGGGAAGGCATGGCTTCGGCAACGGCGTGTCGGGAACTGTTCGATGCCGCCATGGGCAAGGTCAATGACGCTGCCGTCGTCCCGCGCGAAGGAATGACGGCCGGTCAGCATGTCGACGGTCCTGCAGTAGTCATCGAAGCCGAGACGAGCGTTGTCCTCCCGGCGAGCAGGACGCTCGTCATGCAGGCCGACGGTTGTCTCGACATGCGGGTCAGGAATCCTGCAACGACCCGATCCGCGATCGAAGGGGAGTCCGCTCATGTCTGA
- a CDS encoding hydantoinase B/oxoprolinase family protein: protein MSEVGKVARQVMWNRLVSVVEEQAQTLVRTSFSTSVREAGDLSAGVYNDMGQMLAQAVTGTPGHVNAMADAVPHFIRRIGRDNIFEGDVYITNDPWEGTGHLHDITVVTPSFHKGRLVGFFACTAHVVDIGGRGFGADGNSVYEEGLHIPIMKLVERGQLDRTLIRIVRGNVREPDQLVGDIHALATCNEVGHRRLIGMIEEFGLADLDGISDFILTSSRLATLERINALTPGEADGHMRIDGYDRPIDLRVHLRIEKDRILCDWTGTSGVDRKGINVPLVYTKAYACYALKCAIAPDIPNNAASLEPFEVTAPENTIVNALHPAPVALRHVIGHMVPDTVYDALDKLLPETLPAEGAGCLCNFQLSIRPRSDAPAPPGARRAEVLTFNSGGSGARPGFDGMNATAFPSGVMTMPVEATEQVGPAIIWRKELRPDSGGAGRRRGGLGQYMVVGVREGHEFDLQAMFDRVNHPARGRRGGHDGAPTTIAMDDGTPMKGKGKQFVAHGHRVEMAFPGGAGYGDPSQRPRDDVIRDLAQGYITAETARLHYGLSDGEIDEVLARAHLAEI from the coding sequence ATGTCTGAGGTTGGCAAGGTCGCCCGACAGGTGATGTGGAACCGGCTCGTTTCCGTGGTCGAGGAACAGGCACAGACGCTCGTGCGGACCTCGTTCTCCACCAGCGTTCGCGAGGCAGGCGATCTTTCGGCGGGCGTATACAACGACATGGGACAGATGCTGGCCCAAGCCGTCACGGGCACACCCGGCCATGTCAATGCGATGGCTGACGCCGTACCCCATTTCATCCGCCGTATCGGCCGCGACAACATTTTCGAAGGCGATGTCTATATCACCAACGATCCGTGGGAAGGTACCGGTCACCTGCATGACATCACGGTGGTAACGCCGTCATTCCACAAGGGCCGGCTGGTGGGGTTCTTTGCCTGCACCGCCCATGTCGTCGACATCGGAGGACGCGGTTTCGGCGCCGATGGCAATTCGGTCTATGAGGAAGGTCTCCACATTCCGATCATGAAGCTGGTGGAGCGCGGCCAGCTCGACCGGACGCTGATCCGCATCGTGCGAGGCAATGTTCGCGAACCGGATCAGCTCGTCGGCGACATCCATGCGCTGGCAACATGCAACGAGGTCGGTCACCGGAGACTGATTGGCATGATCGAAGAATTCGGTCTGGCGGACCTGGATGGAATCAGCGACTTCATCCTCACCAGTTCGCGCCTCGCCACGCTCGAACGGATCAACGCCCTGACTCCGGGCGAGGCCGATGGGCATATGCGCATCGATGGCTATGATCGGCCGATCGACCTGCGGGTCCATCTCAGGATCGAAAAAGACCGGATTCTATGCGACTGGACGGGAACTTCCGGCGTCGACAGGAAGGGCATCAACGTACCGCTGGTCTACACCAAGGCCTATGCCTGCTACGCGTTGAAATGTGCGATTGCCCCCGATATACCGAACAATGCGGCAAGCCTTGAGCCCTTCGAGGTCACGGCTCCCGAGAACACCATCGTCAATGCCCTTCATCCTGCACCCGTGGCCCTGCGCCATGTGATCGGACACATGGTTCCCGATACGGTCTATGATGCTCTCGACAAGCTGCTGCCCGAGACCCTGCCGGCCGAAGGAGCGGGGTGCCTGTGCAATTTCCAGTTGTCGATCCGTCCGCGCAGCGATGCTCCTGCACCGCCCGGGGCGCGGCGAGCGGAAGTGCTTACCTTCAATTCGGGCGGATCGGGTGCGCGGCCGGGATTCGATGGCATGAATGCCACGGCCTTTCCTTCGGGCGTGATGACCATGCCCGTGGAAGCCACCGAGCAGGTCGGGCCGGCGATCATATGGCGCAAGGAGCTGCGGCCGGATTCAGGCGGTGCGGGCCGTCGGCGTGGCGGTCTCGGACAATACATGGTGGTCGGAGTCCGCGAGGGCCATGAGTTCGATCTTCAGGCCATGTTCGACAGGGTCAACCATCCGGCCCGGGGCCGTCGAGGCGGCCATGACGGTGCACCGACAACCATAGCCATGGATGACGGAACGCCGATGAAGGGCAAGGGCAAGCAGTTCGTGGCACACGGGCACAGGGTCGAGATGGCCTTTCCTGGCGGTGCCGGTTACGGTGACCCGTCGCAGCGGCCCCGGGACGATGTGATTCGCGATCTCGCGCAAGGCTACATCACGGCAGAGACTGCGCGTCTCCATTACGGTCTGAGCGACGGGGAAATCGATGAGGTGCTCGCCCGGGCCCATCTCGCCGAGATATGA
- a CDS encoding SDR family oxidoreductase, whose amino-acid sequence MTGRLQGKSAVIFGAARGIGRGVAERFVEEGARVIIADTESDAGKATARELGITFAHCDISCLAEADKLADLAVSMHGQLDIVVQNAGIYPWQLIERTTPEDWDTVLGVNLRGAFNAARAAVRHMKSRRSGRILFTSSITGPRVCNPGHGHYAASKAGINGFIRAAALEFSQYGITVNGVEPGNIMTEAIQLHRGPEYIASMEAAIPLGRLGTVHDVANAFVYLASDEASYVTGTTIVVDGGQLIPEGADFRIGPQDTSP is encoded by the coding sequence ATGACCGGAAGACTGCAAGGCAAATCGGCTGTGATCTTCGGTGCCGCGCGCGGTATCGGCAGGGGTGTGGCCGAACGTTTCGTCGAGGAAGGCGCGCGCGTCATCATTGCCGATACCGAGAGCGATGCCGGAAAGGCCACGGCGAGGGAACTGGGCATCACATTCGCCCATTGTGACATCTCATGTCTCGCCGAAGCCGACAAACTTGCTGACCTGGCCGTTTCCATGCACGGACAACTCGATATCGTCGTGCAGAATGCGGGCATCTATCCATGGCAGTTGATCGAACGGACGACGCCGGAGGACTGGGATACTGTCCTCGGCGTCAATCTGCGGGGCGCATTCAATGCCGCACGGGCCGCCGTCCGGCACATGAAGTCCCGGCGGTCCGGGCGGATCCTCTTCACATCGTCCATTACCGGGCCACGCGTGTGCAATCCCGGACACGGGCATTACGCGGCCAGCAAGGCGGGCATCAATGGTTTCATCCGCGCCGCGGCGCTTGAATTCTCGCAATACGGCATCACCGTCAACGGCGTCGAACCCGGCAACATCATGACCGAGGCCATCCAGCTTCACCGTGGACCGGAGTACATTGCCAGCATGGAAGCTGCCATTCCTCTCGGTCGGCTTGGAACGGTTCACGACGTCGCCAACGCCTTCGTCTATCTGGCCTCGGACGAGGCGAGCTATGTGACCGGAACGACCATTGTCGTCGACGGAGGCCAGCTCATTCCCGAAGGTGCCGATTTCCGCATCGGGCCGCAGGATACCTCCCCTTGA